The Streptomyces laurentii genome contains a region encoding:
- a CDS encoding integral membrane protein (identified by MetaGeneAnnotator; putative;~sequence version:1), translating to MWQRGIWVVVLGVALVVLAGCGSKTAETHAEATEAVTAAAWTLAAPIRIDGVRAADGGRSLVVDAEVPDGARDCVRGLRGELDTVEHGVVYVKVTYETRSLDQGSGCTGTRRVEATVKLGEPLGSRRVMVNSMDVYTPVGAVLPALRQCGENGCDPTPPRCTSSSYRQAVNDTDIPKHTSWEERGCDGRWLVLDLSTRMGPACGDAGDGCSSSSVSRRWFYQADSSGWRPVATSGDAGCGGIHKALPEMPEHLCASLPRLDRG from the coding sequence ATGTGGCAGCGGGGGATATGGGTGGTCGTGCTCGGCGTGGCCCTGGTGGTTCTCGCCGGCTGCGGTTCCAAGACCGCCGAGACCCACGCGGAGGCGACAGAAGCGGTCACGGCCGCCGCCTGGACGCTCGCCGCTCCGATTCGCATCGACGGCGTCCGTGCCGCCGACGGCGGCCGGTCTCTGGTGGTCGATGCCGAAGTGCCCGACGGGGCACGCGACTGTGTGCGCGGCCTGCGTGGTGAGCTCGACACCGTCGAGCACGGCGTGGTCTACGTGAAGGTCACGTATGAGACCCGTTCCCTGGACCAGGGCTCCGGCTGCACCGGCACACGGCGGGTCGAAGCGACGGTGAAGCTGGGCGAGCCCTTGGGCTCCCGCAGGGTCATGGTGAACAGCATGGACGTGTACACCCCCGTCGGTGCCGTGCTACCCGCCCTGCGGCAGTGCGGTGAGAACGGCTGCGACCCCACGCCGCCGCGTTGCACCTCGTCCTCGTACCGACAGGCGGTCAACGACACGGACATCCCCAAGCATACGAGCTGGGAGGAACGCGGCTGCGACGGCAGGTGGCTGGTGCTGGACCTGTCGACCCGGATGGGGCCGGCGTGCGGAGACGCCGGCGACGGATGCTCCTCCTCCAGCGTCTCCCGGCGCTGGTTCTACCAGGCGGACTCCTCTGGCTGGCGGCCGGTCGCCACGAGCGGCGATGCGGGGTGCGGCGGGATCCACAAAGCCCTGCCGGAAATGCCCGAGCACCTCTGTGCGTCGCTGCCGCGTCTCGACCGCGGCTGA
- a CDS encoding curculin domain protein (mannose-binding) lectin (identified by MetaGeneAnnotator; putative;~sequence version:1) produces the protein MAGVALAAVVLGATGVSTASGAERAASAGRSHPASHTISGMAHPGPGRSDWPKKGDTKVPALPSASLKGLPTLREAQRRRLLSRPSTAAGGVTAQAFPDYDCTTPPQGWGYHDYLAPGECLTPNTYIAVNTEPGGWYELWMQSDGNVVLYFHGAPFYTAKWQTGTRGSNASLWMQRDGNVVIYDGAGNPMWATGTNRCGDLGAWLRVQADTNLVLYTRDWTPIWARFDGPSSRPC, from the coding sequence ATGGCAGGTGTCGCGCTCGCCGCCGTCGTGCTTGGCGCCACCGGTGTATCGACTGCTTCCGGAGCCGAGAGAGCGGCGTCTGCCGGCCGCTCGCACCCGGCCTCGCACACGATCTCCGGCATGGCCCACCCGGGGCCCGGCAGGTCCGACTGGCCGAAGAAGGGGGACACCAAGGTCCCCGCGCTGCCGTCCGCGTCTCTCAAGGGCCTTCCGACCTTGCGGGAAGCGCAGCGGAGACGTCTGCTTTCACGGCCGTCGACGGCCGCGGGCGGCGTGACGGCTCAGGCGTTCCCCGACTACGACTGCACCACGCCCCCACAGGGCTGGGGGTACCACGACTACCTCGCCCCCGGCGAGTGCCTGACGCCGAACACGTACATCGCCGTCAACACCGAACCGGGCGGCTGGTACGAGCTGTGGATGCAGAGCGACGGCAATGTCGTCCTCTACTTCCACGGCGCCCCGTTCTACACGGCGAAGTGGCAGACCGGAACCCGTGGCTCGAACGCGTCGCTGTGGATGCAGCGGGACGGCAACGTCGTCATCTATGACGGCGCGGGCAACCCGATGTGGGCCACGGGCACGAACAGGTGCGGCGATCTGGGGGCCTGGCTGCGGGTCCAGGCCGACACCAACCTCGTCCTGTACACCCGCGACTGGACGCCGATCTGGGCCCGCTTCGACGGCCCTTCCTCCCGCCCCTGCTGA
- a CDS encoding ornithine cyclodeaminase (identified by MetaGeneAnnotator; putative;~sequence version:1) encodes MTPHDDTTLTYLDSADVARLCDGLPVADLAHDTLLAYRRKEAGLTPEAALRWTTPSGASARSLVLPGWADGAYGCKIINASLGNRLLGRPRAAGLVVLDDPETARPVCIMEGGRISALRTAGVSVAALRAVRDLAAVRRVAFLGCGRQAEVHRELLASACPGVEELFVYDQDAGRAEELAGRWRAADPAVAVTVTADARAAVERAQVTVAVTTTTEPYVELDWVPAGGTFVNVSLDDAAESLLLGCDHLFVDDWELVVDDDHRLLGKLARAGRVTGPGTAAPAGGRSVDASLPELFAGDYARTVAADDRVVINPFGMGVQDIALAAAVYARAVEQGVGLSLAH; translated from the coding sequence GCCGACCTGGCGCACGACACGCTGCTCGCCTACCGGCGCAAGGAGGCGGGGCTCACCCCCGAGGCCGCGCTGCGCTGGACCACCCCGTCCGGGGCGTCGGCGCGCAGCCTCGTCCTGCCCGGCTGGGCGGACGGCGCGTACGGCTGCAAGATCATCAACGCCTCGCTGGGCAACCGGCTCCTCGGCCGCCCGCGCGCCGCCGGGCTGGTCGTGCTCGACGACCCGGAGACCGCGCGACCGGTCTGCATCATGGAGGGCGGCCGGATCAGCGCCCTGCGCACCGCCGGTGTCTCGGTCGCCGCGCTGCGCGCCGTACGCGACCTGGCGGCCGTCCGGCGGGTGGCCTTCCTCGGCTGCGGCCGGCAGGCCGAGGTCCACCGGGAACTGCTGGCGAGCGCCTGCCCCGGCGTCGAGGAGCTGTTCGTGTACGACCAGGACGCGGGCCGGGCCGAGGAGCTCGCCGGCCGCTGGCGCGCGGCGGACCCGGCGGTCGCCGTCACGGTGACCGCGGACGCCCGCGCCGCCGTCGAGCGGGCCCAGGTGACGGTGGCGGTGACGACGACCACCGAGCCGTACGTGGAGCTGGACTGGGTGCCGGCGGGCGGGACCTTCGTCAACGTGTCCCTCGACGACGCGGCGGAGAGCCTGCTCCTGGGCTGCGACCATCTGTTCGTCGACGACTGGGAGCTGGTCGTCGACGACGACCACCGGCTGCTGGGCAAGCTGGCCCGGGCCGGCCGCGTCACCGGTCCGGGGACCGCCGCCCCGGCGGGCGGCCGGTCGGTGGACGCCTCCCTGCCGGAGCTGTTCGCCGGCGACTACGCGCGGACGGTCGCCGCGGACGACCGGGTGGTGATCAACCCGTTCGGCATGGGCGTCCAGGACATCGCGCTGGCCGCCGCCGTGTACGCGCGGGCCGTCGAGCAGGGCGTCGGCCTCTCCCTGGCCCACTGA
- a CDS encoding metallopeptidase (PF01433: Peptidase family M1;~Peptidase M1 family containing bacterial Aminopeptidase N; cd09604;~Zn binding site [ion binding];~identified by MetaGeneAnnotator; putative;~metallopeptidase [Streptomyces avermitilis MA-4680]): MLSLLVIVGSGVAEAAPEATAATPDRARYDVTLRADSDGSHWSGRERVSFRNASGQPLREVYLRLWGNGEDGCGTSGSPSAVTVSRVRGGTAGPLGVGCTALRITLPRPLESGRRTTVSFDVSLTVPSRNNRFGSEGAFRFLGNALPVLAVHDATGWHLDPYVSTGESFYALTGDFQVTLDHPSRLRVPATGRTSTRPGEPGRTLTHSDARRVRDFAWAAGPFRTAEDTTPGGVRIRSYWAPGTPAKGVRMARRDGAAAVDQFSAEFGDYPYGELDLVMTPQFGGGMEYPGLVLLGTTEEGNAVVHEVAHQWWYGIVGNDEYRTPWLDESFAQYANGRFYGWDTLDCWDPEGWPDEDAALTSSMADWSRRPGWFQRVVYGSGPCALADLERTVGAATMARVLKRYAADHWYGVATTADFKKTAQSMTDKDLTPFWESHRIR, encoded by the coding sequence TTGCTCTCGCTGCTCGTCATAGTGGGATCCGGTGTCGCCGAGGCTGCCCCGGAAGCCACGGCCGCGACGCCCGATCGCGCACGCTACGACGTCACGTTGCGCGCGGACTCCGACGGCAGTCATTGGAGCGGCCGGGAGCGTGTGTCGTTCCGCAACGCGTCCGGGCAACCCCTGCGCGAGGTGTACCTGCGGCTGTGGGGCAACGGTGAGGACGGCTGCGGCACTTCCGGCAGCCCCTCTGCCGTCACCGTGTCCCGGGTGCGCGGCGGCACGGCGGGCCCGCTCGGCGTGGGATGCACCGCGCTGCGTATCACCCTGCCCAGGCCACTCGAAAGCGGTCGGCGCACGACGGTCTCCTTCGACGTGTCCCTCACCGTGCCCAGCCGCAACAACCGCTTCGGCAGCGAGGGCGCGTTCCGCTTCCTCGGCAACGCGCTGCCCGTACTGGCCGTACACGACGCGACGGGATGGCACCTCGATCCGTACGTGTCGACCGGCGAGAGCTTCTACGCCCTGACCGGCGACTTCCAGGTCACGCTCGACCACCCGTCGCGCCTCAGGGTCCCGGCGACCGGCCGCACCAGCACCAGGCCCGGCGAGCCGGGGCGCACCCTCACCCACAGCGACGCGCGCCGGGTACGGGACTTCGCGTGGGCGGCGGGTCCGTTCCGCACCGCCGAGGACACCACGCCCGGCGGGGTCCGGATCAGGTCGTACTGGGCGCCCGGCACACCCGCGAAGGGTGTACGGATGGCCCGCCGGGACGGCGCCGCAGCCGTCGACCAGTTCAGCGCGGAGTTCGGCGACTACCCCTACGGCGAACTCGACTTGGTGATGACCCCGCAGTTCGGCGGCGGTATGGAGTACCCCGGCCTGGTCCTGCTCGGCACCACCGAGGAGGGCAATGCCGTCGTCCACGAGGTGGCCCACCAGTGGTGGTACGGCATCGTCGGCAACGACGAGTACCGCACGCCCTGGCTGGACGAGAGCTTCGCCCAGTACGCCAACGGCCGCTTCTACGGCTGGGACACCCTCGACTGCTGGGACCCGGAGGGCTGGCCCGACGAGGATGCCGCGCTCACCAGCTCGATGGCCGACTGGTCGCGACGGCCCGGCTGGTTCCAGCGCGTCGTGTACGGCTCCGGCCCCTGCGCCCTGGCGGACCTCGAACGCACGGTCGGTGCCGCCACGATGGCACGTGTCCTCAAGCGCTACGCCGCCGACCACTGGTACGGCGTCGCGACCACCGCCGACTTCAAGAAGACGGCCCAGTCCATGACCGACAAGGACCTGACCCCCTTCTGGGAGAGCCACCGCATCCGGTGA